One part of the Dermacentor silvarum isolate Dsil-2018 chromosome 6, BIME_Dsil_1.4, whole genome shotgun sequence genome encodes these proteins:
- the LOC119455038 gene encoding neuropeptide-like protein 31, with protein sequence MKYTIVFLVFTTLIAVALAGYAYGGYGGYGLGGYGGYGGYGGYGGYGGYGGYGGYGRGYGGYGGYGGYGGYGGYGGYGGYGKFGGFYG encoded by the exons ATGAAGTATACG ATTGTGTTCCTCGTCTTCACTACTCTCATCGCCGTTGCCCTGGCTGGCTACGCGTATGGTGGCTATGGAGGATACGGACTTGGCGGCTACGGTGGCTACGGCGGCTATGGAGGATATGGCGGCTATGGTGGTTATGGTGGCTACGGAGGGTACGGCCGCGGATATGGTGGATATGGAGGCTACGGCGGATATGGTGGTTATGGAGGCTATGGAGGCTACGGAGGCTACGGTAAATTTGGAGGCTTCTATGGTTGA